From the Gemmatimonadales bacterium genome, one window contains:
- a CDS encoding protein kinase: MKTCPVCGRDFPDNVKFCPNDGQTLRAKSASADLVGQVVADRYHITKKLGEGGMGAVYLGEHVKMGRKSAIKVMTQAMVHDPDAVSRFNREAANASRISHANVCQIYDFGETSDGLIYLAMEFIEGCALTDLVDREGALPPARAAAILKQAADALQAAHDLSIVHRDLKPDNIMIVEGRDGTDIVKVVDFGIAKAMAGDETGQKVTKTGLVVGTPEYMSPEQLSGDKLDGRSDIYSLGLVLYRMLTGVLPFQADSAQETMIKRLTDDPTPLVDSRPDIVFPDTMQAVLDKALARSPSERYQSAAEFGRDTMEAVAGLAVPSTRVDVAPANVATQLMTEDHVEELTKNVAAKKKVAPAAAAAAPAPAKKFPLVPVLGGVGGVAVLGAVAVLAMGRGRGDNVTDSAQTQHPNSLQVAAANPNTTPTVGRPIPNNPPRPRPDSGGVNNPPRPDTAGRANPPPAPGAVSIADSLRQMDDLVDAQSWDAARRTGTFIWTSAAASGSQKARAARTIANTFGEQGNNDQMINWYRNSLRYDPNNASVLDILNRLGVNP, from the coding sequence GCGTCCGCGGACCTCGTGGGGCAGGTCGTCGCCGACCGCTACCACATCACCAAGAAACTCGGCGAGGGCGGCATGGGTGCCGTGTACCTCGGCGAGCACGTGAAGATGGGGCGCAAGAGCGCCATCAAGGTGATGACCCAGGCGATGGTGCACGACCCCGACGCGGTGAGCCGCTTCAACCGCGAGGCCGCCAACGCCAGCCGCATCTCGCACGCCAACGTCTGCCAGATCTACGACTTCGGCGAGACGAGCGACGGGCTGATCTACCTCGCGATGGAGTTCATCGAGGGGTGCGCGCTCACCGACCTGGTCGACCGCGAGGGCGCCCTCCCGCCGGCGCGCGCCGCCGCGATACTCAAGCAGGCGGCCGATGCGCTCCAGGCCGCACACGACCTCAGCATCGTCCACCGCGACCTCAAGCCCGACAACATCATGATCGTCGAGGGCCGCGACGGCACGGACATCGTGAAAGTCGTGGACTTCGGCATCGCGAAGGCGATGGCGGGGGACGAGACCGGCCAGAAGGTCACCAAGACGGGTCTGGTGGTAGGCACGCCCGAATACATGAGCCCCGAGCAGCTCTCCGGCGACAAGCTCGACGGGCGGAGCGACATTTACTCGCTGGGGCTCGTGCTTTACCGTATGTTGACCGGCGTGCTGCCGTTCCAGGCCGACAGTGCGCAGGAGACGATGATCAAGCGACTCACCGACGACCCGACGCCGCTGGTGGACTCGCGTCCCGACATCGTCTTCCCGGACACGATGCAGGCCGTCCTCGACAAGGCGCTCGCGCGGTCGCCCTCGGAGCGTTACCAGAGCGCCGCCGAGTTCGGGCGCGACACGATGGAGGCGGTCGCGGGGCTGGCGGTGCCTTCGACTCGGGTGGATGTCGCGCCAGCGAACGTCGCGACGCAGCTGATGACCGAGGACCACGTCGAGGAGCTGACCAAGAACGTAGCCGCCAAGAAGAAGGTGGCCCCCGCGGCGGCCGCGGCCGCTCCGGCGCCCGCGAAGAAGTTCCCGCTGGTGCCGGTCTTGGGCGGAGTGGGCGGGGTGGCGGTGCTGGGCGCGGTGGCGGTCCTGGCGATGGGCCGAGGTAGGGGCGACAATGTGACCGACTCTGCGCAGACGCAGCATCCGAACTCGCTCCAGGTGGCAGCCGCGAACCCGAACACGACGCCGACGGTCGGGCGGCCCATTCCGAACAACCCGCCGCGGCCCCGGCCCGATTCAGGCGGGGTGAACAACCCACCCCGGCCGGATACCGCGGGCCGCGCCAACCCGCCGCCGGCGCCGGGGGCAGTGTCCATCGCCGATTCGCTGCGGCAGATGGACGATCTCGTGGACGCCCAGAGCTGGGACGCCGCACGGCGGACCGGCACGTTCATTTGGACGTCAGCGGCCGCAAGCGGCTCCCAGAAGGCACGCGCCGCGCGCACTATCGCCAACACCTTCGGTGAACAAGGCAACAACGATCAGATGATCAATTGGTACCGAAACTCGCTTCGCTACGACCCCAACAACGCGTCCGTCCTCGATATCCTGAACCGGCTGGGGGTCAATCCGTGA
- a CDS encoding Stp1/IreP family PP2C-type Ser/Thr phosphatase, giving the protein MSDAPVKVEVFGRTDVGQARDHNEDSFLVADLSRRNASLQPEVREHEVGPRGSLFIVADGMGGAAAGEIASDMAIDTVYNHMVAEWGSDQENTEQRFAYRLKEAVELANQNIHEFAKTHIEHRGMGTTTTAAGVYQGALYLTQIGDSRGYLIRHGKITQITKDQSLMQRLVDAGELTEEEAAVSERRNIILQALGPDPHVKVDLTRQDLRKGDLLVMCSDGLSGLVKNDDILRIVTQNTELVAICKELIDLANTRGGPDNITCIVARFGGEALPDTDGNEPVGHQVYPLLDTESTTEPVPIYQPETDSSARRTEAVAPPQPAPQKKKWWPF; this is encoded by the coding sequence GTGAGCGACGCTCCGGTGAAGGTCGAAGTGTTCGGCCGGACCGACGTCGGCCAGGCGCGGGACCACAACGAGGACAGCTTCCTCGTCGCGGACCTGTCGCGGCGTAACGCCTCGCTCCAGCCCGAGGTGCGGGAGCACGAGGTCGGGCCGCGTGGCTCGCTCTTCATCGTCGCGGACGGAATGGGCGGCGCTGCCGCGGGTGAGATCGCCAGCGACATGGCCATCGACACGGTCTACAACCATATGGTCGCGGAGTGGGGTAGTGACCAGGAGAACACCGAGCAGCGCTTCGCCTACCGGCTGAAGGAAGCGGTCGAGTTGGCCAACCAGAACATCCACGAGTTCGCCAAGACCCACATCGAGCACCGCGGCATGGGGACGACGACCACCGCCGCCGGCGTCTATCAGGGCGCGCTCTACCTCACCCAGATCGGCGACAGCCGCGGTTACCTCATCCGTCACGGCAAGATCACGCAGATCACCAAGGACCAGTCGTTGATGCAGCGGCTGGTCGACGCCGGCGAGCTCACCGAGGAGGAGGCCGCCGTCAGCGAGCGGCGCAACATCATCCTCCAGGCCCTCGGCCCCGACCCGCACGTGAAGGTGGACCTGACCCGTCAGGACCTCCGCAAGGGCGACCTGCTGGTGATGTGCTCCGACGGGCTGTCGGGCCTGGTGAAGAACGACGACATCCTGCGGATCGTGACCCAGAACACCGAGCTGGTCGCGATCTGCAAGGAGCTCATCGACCTGGCGAACACCCGTGGAGGCCCGGACAACATCACGTGCATCGTCGCAAGATTCGGCGGCGAGGCGCTCCCCGACACGGACGGCAACGAGCCGGTGGGCCATCAGGTCTACCCGCTCCTCGACACCGAGTCCACGACCGAGCCGGTGCCGATCTACCAGCCTGAGACCGACTCCAGCGCGCGCAGGACGGAGGCGGTCGCGCCGCCGCAGCCTGCCCCGCAAAAGAAGAAGTGGTGGCCGTTCTGA